A genomic window from Anoplolepis gracilipes chromosome 6, ASM4749672v1, whole genome shotgun sequence includes:
- the LOC140667349 gene encoding uncharacterized protein isoform X1 — MDFIESKDQLHHGRRYPNKYNNEEGHKNEEKEKDVDISQDVDISQDMELQKRHEVRFAENLQGLYTAQFSETGEFIATGFGSGAIQIRNGKTGELTTSLKSGLEVSMPVMCCRFNPVHKEIFYASSACGNIFICNIHTKECSRFIFELKNEVNTIDVSITGDFLVSGGKDATVRLYDARNTKLILEYKRDEEDLIESKGTNFHRMRIFASKFHNEYPDLIITGGWDDTVRIWDIRVSTGSIRVIKGPHICGDAIDIFETRILTGSWVVRDSIQIWDLMSAKVIETINPQNRLSTLNGEFLYAVQYFDGDPCGDLILAGGSGTGALEVISLREKKVMGSISVSKPIFAIDSHQTAIIFGDYILVIKVLDSQLGLGLAILHL, encoded by the exons ATGGATTTTATTGAATCAAAAGATCAGTTACATCATGGACGCAGATAtcctaataaatataataatgaag AGGGTcacaaaaatgaagaaaaggaaaag gATGTGGACATATCACAGGATGTGGACATATCACAGGATATGGAGTTGCAAAAACGACATGAAGTACGCTTTGCTGAGAATTTACAAGGTCTCTATACCGCACAGTTTTCTGAAACTGGTGAATTTATAGCAACAGGCTTTGGAAGTGGTGCTATTCAG attcgGAATGGTAAGACTGGTGAATTAACAACTTCGCTTAAATCTGGTCTGGAAGTTTCAATGCCAGTTATGTGCTGCAGATTTAATCCAGTACATAAAGAAATCTTCTATGCTTCTAGTGCCtgtggaaatatttttatatgcaacatACATACTAAAGAGTGTTCTAGATTTATTTTTG AACTTAAAAATGAAGTGAATACGATAGATGTCAGTATCACAGGAGATTTCTTGGTCTCTGGTGGTAAAGATGCAACTGTTCGCCTTTATGATGCGCGAAACACTAaa tTGATATTAGAGTATAAAAGAGATGAAGAAGATTTGATAGAAAGTAAAGGGACAAATTTTCATCGAATGAGAATATTTGCTTCAAAGTTTCACAATGAATATCCTGATCTAATTATTACTGGTGGATGGGATGATACTGTTAGA ATTTGGGATATCAGAGTCTCAACTGGTTCGATAAGAGTTATCAAGGGCCCTCATATATGTGGTGATGCTATCGACATATTT GAAACGCGCATCCTTACAGGCTCTTGGGTAGTACGTGATAGCATACAAATATGGGATCTGATGAGCGCGAAAGTTATTGAAACGATAAATCCGCAAAACAGATTGTCGACTTTGAACGGTgaatttctttacgcagtgCAATATTTCGATGGAGATCCTTGTGGTGATCTTATTTTGGCTGGAGGTTCTGGTACTGGTGCACTTGAAGTGATTAGtttaagagaaaagaag GTGATGGGAAGTATCAGTGTAAGCAAGCCGATTTTCGCCATAGACAGTCACCAGACTGCAATAATATTTGGTG ACTACATTTTAGTGATAAAAGTACTAGATTCTCAACTCGGATTGGGATTGGCTATATTGCATCTGTAG
- the LOC140667349 gene encoding uncharacterized protein isoform X2 yields the protein MDFIESKDQLHHGRRYPNKYNNEEGHKNEEKEKDVDISQDVDISQDMELQKRHEVRFAENLQGLYTAQFSETGEFIATGFGSGAIQIRNGKTGELTTSLKSGLEVSMPVMCCRFNPVHKEIFYASSACGNIFICNIHTKECSRFIFELKNEVNTIDVSITGDFLVSGGKDATVRLYDARNTKLILEYKRDEEDLIESKGTNFHRMRIFASKFHNEYPDLIITGGWDDTVRIWDIRVSTGSIRVIKGPHICGDAIDIFETRILTGSWVVRDSIQIWDLMSAKVIETINPQNRLSTLNGEFLYAVQYFDGDPCGDLILAGGSGTGALEVISLREKKTTF from the exons ATGGATTTTATTGAATCAAAAGATCAGTTACATCATGGACGCAGATAtcctaataaatataataatgaag AGGGTcacaaaaatgaagaaaaggaaaag gATGTGGACATATCACAGGATGTGGACATATCACAGGATATGGAGTTGCAAAAACGACATGAAGTACGCTTTGCTGAGAATTTACAAGGTCTCTATACCGCACAGTTTTCTGAAACTGGTGAATTTATAGCAACAGGCTTTGGAAGTGGTGCTATTCAG attcgGAATGGTAAGACTGGTGAATTAACAACTTCGCTTAAATCTGGTCTGGAAGTTTCAATGCCAGTTATGTGCTGCAGATTTAATCCAGTACATAAAGAAATCTTCTATGCTTCTAGTGCCtgtggaaatatttttatatgcaacatACATACTAAAGAGTGTTCTAGATTTATTTTTG AACTTAAAAATGAAGTGAATACGATAGATGTCAGTATCACAGGAGATTTCTTGGTCTCTGGTGGTAAAGATGCAACTGTTCGCCTTTATGATGCGCGAAACACTAaa tTGATATTAGAGTATAAAAGAGATGAAGAAGATTTGATAGAAAGTAAAGGGACAAATTTTCATCGAATGAGAATATTTGCTTCAAAGTTTCACAATGAATATCCTGATCTAATTATTACTGGTGGATGGGATGATACTGTTAGA ATTTGGGATATCAGAGTCTCAACTGGTTCGATAAGAGTTATCAAGGGCCCTCATATATGTGGTGATGCTATCGACATATTT GAAACGCGCATCCTTACAGGCTCTTGGGTAGTACGTGATAGCATACAAATATGGGATCTGATGAGCGCGAAAGTTATTGAAACGATAAATCCGCAAAACAGATTGTCGACTTTGAACGGTgaatttctttacgcagtgCAATATTTCGATGGAGATCCTTGTGGTGATCTTATTTTGGCTGGAGGTTCTGGTACTGGTGCACTTGAAGTGATTAGtttaagagaaaagaag ACTACATTTTAG